A window from Pseudomonas moraviensis encodes these proteins:
- a CDS encoding TIGR00645 family protein, with protein sequence MERFIENAMYATRWLLAPIYIGLSLGLLALALKFFQEIIHILPNVFAMAESDLILVLLSLIDMALVGGLLVMVMISGYENFVSQLDIDEGKEKLSWLGTMDSSSLKMKVAASIVAISSIHLLRIFMDAKNVDPEHLMWYVIIHMTFVVSAFAMGYLDKVTKH encoded by the coding sequence ATGGAACGCTTTATTGAAAATGCAATGTACGCCACCCGCTGGCTGCTGGCGCCGATCTACATCGGCCTGTCCCTCGGTTTGCTGGCGCTGGCATTGAAGTTCTTCCAGGAAATCATCCATATCCTGCCCAACGTCTTCGCGATGGCCGAATCGGACCTGATTCTGGTGCTGCTGTCGCTGATCGACATGGCGCTGGTGGGTGGTCTGCTGGTGATGGTGATGATTTCCGGCTATGAGAACTTCGTCTCGCAACTGGATATCGACGAAGGCAAAGAGAAGCTCAGCTGGCTGGGCACCATGGACTCGTCGTCGCTGAAGATGAAAGTCGCAGCGTCGATCGTGGCGATTTCCTCGATCCACTTGCTGCGTATCTTCATGGACGCCAAGAATGTCGATCCCGAGCACCTGATGTGGTACGTGATCATTCACATGACATTTGTGGTGTCCGCGTTCGCCATGGGCTACCTCGACAAGGTCACCAAGCACTGA
- a CDS encoding zinc ribbon domain-containing protein YjdM, with translation MSTLPPCPKCNSEYTYEDGTQLVCPECAHEWSASGEAEVAADDAVRKDSVGNVLQDGDTITVIKDLKVKGTSLVVKVGTKVKNIRLCDGDHDIDCKIDGIGPMKLKSEFVRKV, from the coding sequence GTGAGCACGTTGCCACCCTGCCCGAAATGCAATTCCGAATACACCTACGAAGACGGCACCCAACTGGTCTGCCCCGAGTGCGCCCACGAGTGGTCTGCCAGCGGCGAAGCCGAAGTGGCGGCCGATGATGCCGTGAGGAAAGATTCGGTCGGCAACGTCCTGCAGGACGGCGACACCATCACCGTGATCAAGGATCTCAAGGTCAAGGGCACCTCGCTGGTGGTCAAGGTCGGCACCAAGGTCAAGAACATCCGCCTGTGCGATGGCGATCACGACATCGACTGCAAGATCGACGGCATCGGCCCGATGAAGCTCAAATCCGAGTTCGTCAGAAAAGTCTGA
- a CDS encoding FKBP-type peptidyl-prolyl cis-trans isomerase, whose protein sequence is MSEVNLSTDETRVSYGIGRQLGDQLRDNPPPGVSLDAILAGLTDAFAGKPSRVGQEEMSASFKVIREIMQAEAAAKAEAAAGEGLAFLAENAKRDGITTLASGLQFEVLTQGDGAKPTREDQVRTHYHGTLIDGTVFDSSYERGQPAEFPVGGVIAGWTEALQLMNAGSKWRLYVPSELAYGAQGVGSIPPHSVLVFDVELLDVL, encoded by the coding sequence ATGTCCGAAGTAAATCTGTCCACCGACGAAACCCGCGTCAGCTACGGTATCGGCCGTCAACTCGGCGACCAGCTGCGCGACAACCCGCCACCGGGTGTCAGCCTGGACGCGATCCTGGCCGGTCTGACCGACGCTTTCGCCGGCAAGCCAAGCCGTGTTGGCCAGGAAGAAATGTCCGCCAGCTTCAAGGTGATCCGCGAAATCATGCAAGCCGAAGCGGCTGCCAAGGCTGAAGCCGCGGCTGGCGAAGGCCTGGCTTTCCTCGCGGAAAACGCCAAGCGTGACGGCATCACCACCCTGGCTTCCGGCCTGCAATTCGAAGTGCTGACCCAGGGCGACGGCGCCAAGCCAACCCGTGAAGACCAAGTGCGCACGCACTACCACGGCACGCTGATCGACGGCACTGTGTTCGACAGCTCCTACGAGCGCGGCCAGCCTGCTGAATTCCCGGTTGGCGGCGTGATCGCTGGCTGGACCGAAGCCCTGCAACTGATGAACGCCGGCAGCAAATGGCGCCTGTACGTGCCGAGCGAACTGGCTTACGGCGCACAAGGCGTGGGCAGCATCCCGCCGCACAGCGTTCTGGTGTTCGATGTCGAGCTGCTGGACGTTCTGTAA
- a CDS encoding DUF6482 family protein, with protein sequence MNLQELNAYAIAGKVDELNLISMEGGIYLLEARMHGAAHPLHDPLGKTLTLRSVEHARDMLHAFPVLPFNLVHTSVHDEMCGLGGGINESLKVPLAWRSAL encoded by the coding sequence ATGAACCTGCAAGAGTTGAACGCGTATGCCATCGCCGGCAAGGTCGATGAGTTGAATCTGATTTCCATGGAAGGCGGGATCTATCTGCTGGAAGCGCGCATGCACGGGGCGGCTCATCCGCTGCATGATCCGCTGGGCAAAACCCTGACTCTTCGTTCCGTCGAGCACGCGCGGGACATGCTGCATGCGTTTCCGGTGCTGCCGTTCAATCTGGTGCACACCTCGGTGCACGACGAAATGTGCGGTTTGGGCGGTGGCATCAATGAAAGCCTGAAAGTGCCGCTCGCCTGGCGCTCGGCGCTGTAG